A portion of the Chloroflexota bacterium genome contains these proteins:
- a CDS encoding twin-arginine translocation signal domain-containing protein, translated as MDNAENAKKSGLDRRQVLGLGAAAIAVAAIASLPLRVNPFRRSNKIEGVPGEGSIFQPRPGAVQEFLRNHGK; from the coding sequence GTGGACAACGCAGAGAACGCCAAGAAGAGCGGCCTTGACCGGCGGCAGGTCCTGGGGCTTGGGGCCGCCGCCATCGCCGTCGCCGCCATCGCATCCCTGCCGCTGCGGGTCAACCCCTTCCGCCGCTCCAACAAGATCGAGGGCGTTCCCGGCGAGGGCTCCATCTTCCAGCCGCGCCCCGGCGCCGTCCAGGAGTTCCTCCGCAACCACGGCAAGTAG
- a CDS encoding nucleoside 2-deoxyribosyltransferase — translation MDAEETTTGRRKTVYLANAYGFSTQQRATLLPELVSALESLGLEVWEPFERNNQTANMEPGWAYGVGQSDLRDVREADAIFAVVNGAPPDEGVMVELGIAIALGKPTFLFRDDFRRVTDSERYPLNLMLFTGLPQDGWEHSYYTSVAEIPSPEKALARWAAGG, via the coding sequence ATGGATGCCGAGGAAACGACCACTGGCCGCCGCAAGACTGTGTACCTCGCCAATGCCTACGGGTTCTCCACGCAGCAGCGCGCGACCCTGCTGCCGGAGTTGGTGTCGGCGTTGGAATCCCTGGGGCTTGAAGTATGGGAGCCCTTTGAGCGCAACAACCAGACGGCCAACATGGAGCCGGGGTGGGCCTACGGCGTCGGGCAATCCGACCTGCGGGACGTGCGGGAGGCGGATGCGATCTTCGCCGTGGTCAACGGGGCGCCGCCGGACGAGGGCGTCATGGTGGAGTTGGGCATCGCCATCGCCCTGGGGAAGCCGACGTTCCTCTTCCGGGACGACTTCCGGCGCGTCACGGACTCTGAGCGCTACCCACTCAACCTCATGCTCTTCACGGGCCTGCCCCAAGACGGGTGGGAGCACTCCTACTACACGTCCGTCGCGGAGATCCCCTCACCGGAGAAGGCGCTGGCCCGCTGGGCCGCCGGAGGGTAA
- a CDS encoding SulP family inorganic anion transporter codes for MQEYLRSFKGDLFGGVTAAVVGLPVALAFGEASGLGALAGIYGAIAVGFFAAVFGGTRSQISGPTGPMAVAMAVVVTLHADNLAAAFTIVIMAGLFQVLLGVVGIGRFIAFTPYSVISGFMSGIGIIIILLQTLPSMGMPVAEGGPIGAIKGWGEGIANFNTAAFAIAAVTLAVGILWPARFRRILPPTLVALGVGTMMSVLWLTDVPVIGSVPTGLPAPQLPDLSPGLLAGAITPALTIAMLGSIDSLLTSLIADSMTRTQHHANRELIGQGIGNMAAGFLGGLPGAGATMGTVINIRAGGRTQVSGVVRAGILLALVLGLAKYVEVIPHACLAGILLKVGWDIIDWRFLGRIVKVQREHLLVMALTLFLTVFVDLVTAVAIGLIAAGMATSRQFERLQLDSVVSVPLLDSVFFKGAYRSGTVEPDDFSARVGMVGLRGAFTVASSQKLISTISKDVSEHEVVIFDFTSTAYMDDSAALVVEELIDAALNEDTECIVMGLTSQPELTMLSLNALKRIPEDHFAEDMDGAREIAARLLGLEPTTTPA; via the coding sequence ATGCAAGAATACCTTCGATCGTTTAAGGGAGACCTGTTCGGTGGCGTCACCGCCGCGGTGGTGGGGCTGCCTGTGGCGCTTGCCTTCGGCGAGGCCTCCGGGCTGGGGGCGCTGGCCGGCATATACGGGGCCATTGCCGTCGGCTTCTTCGCGGCGGTGTTCGGCGGCACGCGCTCGCAGATCTCCGGCCCCACGGGCCCCATGGCTGTCGCGATGGCCGTCGTCGTCACCCTCCACGCCGACAACCTCGCCGCCGCCTTCACCATCGTCATCATGGCCGGGCTCTTCCAGGTGCTGCTTGGCGTCGTGGGCATCGGCCGCTTCATCGCCTTCACCCCGTACTCCGTGATCTCCGGCTTCATGTCGGGCATCGGCATCATCATCATCCTGCTGCAGACGCTGCCTTCCATGGGGATGCCGGTGGCGGAAGGCGGACCCATCGGCGCCATCAAGGGCTGGGGAGAGGGCATCGCCAACTTCAACACCGCCGCCTTCGCCATCGCCGCCGTCACGCTGGCCGTCGGCATCCTGTGGCCCGCGCGGTTCCGGCGCATCCTCCCGCCGACGCTGGTCGCGCTGGGCGTCGGCACCATGATGAGCGTCCTGTGGCTCACCGACGTGCCCGTCATAGGCTCCGTCCCGACGGGCCTGCCGGCGCCGCAGTTGCCGGACCTGTCCCCGGGCCTCCTGGCTGGTGCGATCACCCCCGCGCTCACCATTGCGATGCTGGGGTCCATCGACAGCCTGCTGACGTCGCTCATTGCGGACTCGATGACCCGGACGCAGCACCATGCCAACCGGGAGCTGATAGGGCAAGGCATCGGCAACATGGCGGCGGGCTTCCTCGGCGGACTTCCCGGCGCCGGCGCGACGATGGGCACCGTCATCAACATCCGCGCCGGGGGCAGGACACAGGTCTCCGGCGTCGTCCGGGCCGGCATCCTGCTGGCGCTGGTGCTGGGCCTCGCCAAGTACGTGGAGGTCATCCCCCACGCCTGCCTCGCGGGCATCCTCCTGAAGGTGGGCTGGGACATCATAGACTGGCGGTTCCTCGGGCGCATTGTGAAGGTGCAGCGGGAGCACCTGCTGGTCATGGCCCTTACCCTGTTCCTGACGGTGTTCGTGGACCTGGTGACCGCCGTCGCCATCGGCCTGATAGCGGCGGGCATGGCCACCTCCCGGCAGTTTGAGCGGCTGCAGTTGGACAGCGTGGTCTCCGTTCCGCTTCTGGACAGCGTCTTCTTCAAGGGGGCCTACCGCTCCGGCACGGTCGAACCCGACGACTTCTCGGCCCGCGTGGGAATGGTCGGACTACGCGGCGCGTTCACCGTCGCATCCTCCCAGAAGCTGATCAGCACCATCAGCAAGGACGTCAGCGAGCACGAGGTGGTCATCTTCGACTTCACCAGCACCGCCTACATGGACGACAGCGCCGCTCTGGTGGTGGAGGAGCTCATCGACGCGGCCCTGAACGAGGACACGGAGTGCATCGTGATGGGCCTGACCAGTCAGCCCGAATTGACGATGCTGTCCCTCAACGCCCTGAAGCGCATCCCGGAGGACCATTTCGCCGAGGACATGGACGGCGCGCGGGAGATCGCCGCGCGGCTTCTCGGGCTGGAGCCGACGACGACTCCGGCGTAG
- a CDS encoding SulP family inorganic anion transporter, with protein MQEYLRSFRGDLLGGVTAAVVVLPVALALGEVSGLGVLAGLYGAIAVGFFAAVFGGTRTQVSAPTGPMAVAMAVVVTLHADNLAAAFTIVIMAGLFQVLLGLAGIGRFVAFTPYSVTSGFMSGIGIIIILLQTLPFMGMPVAEGGVIGSIKGWGEGITNLNLSAVAIAAVTLAVAVLWPVRFRRILPPTLVALGVGTMMGVLWLTEAPVIGNVPTGLPVLQLPDLSVNILLRAIQPALTIALLGSIDSLLTSLIADSMTRTQHAPNRELVGQGIGNMAAGFLGGVPGAGATLGTIVNIRAGGRTRVSSVIPAFVLIGLVMGLAKYVEVIPFACLAGILMKVGWDIIDWRFLTRILRVQREHLLVMGITLALTVFVDLVTAVAIGLITTGMATSRQFERLQLESVLSIPMLDKAFLRAAERPDVDEHSAHVGIVALRGAFTVASSHKLINAISKDISEHDVVIFDFTPTVFMDDSAALVIEQLIDDALAEDTDCIVMGLTGQPARTLRALNALSRIPQDRIVPDRQSAREVALALLGMEAAEEPDLPEAAESTAPAEDFRRGMLSGLGSAALVVLAGAALLLWRRPFARPPAAHDADPAIFQRPGGAAPAAWHNALASEKARLDAQFAAGGLDPETYWRQLADLASQAGGPKQAGETDDSSARRRAAETPCAPSGLIRAPARSSRTGTRSAASSWTPPPAASQRRPRGRAAAVPPSSTAFPARAPSSSAARRLLPPVGVRPASTCPCPRAGRPAVPIAARVTPVMRPMLTDIDGRYTLTPP; from the coding sequence ATGCAAGAGTACCTGCGATCGTTTAGAGGAGACCTGCTTGGGGGCGTCACCGCCGCGGTGGTCGTCCTGCCGGTGGCGTTGGCCTTGGGCGAGGTCTCCGGGCTGGGCGTGCTGGCCGGGTTGTACGGGGCCATCGCGGTGGGCTTCTTCGCGGCGGTGTTCGGCGGAACGCGGACGCAGGTTTCCGCCCCTACGGGGCCCATGGCCGTGGCCATGGCAGTCGTCGTCACCCTTCACGCGGACAACCTCGCCGCCGCCTTCACCATCGTCATCATGGCCGGGCTTTTTCAGGTGCTGCTGGGACTTGCGGGCATAGGCCGGTTTGTCGCCTTCACCCCGTACTCGGTCACCTCCGGCTTCATGTCCGGCATCGGCATCATCATCATCCTGCTGCAGACGCTCCCGTTCATGGGGATGCCGGTGGCGGAAGGCGGGGTGATAGGCTCCATCAAAGGCTGGGGCGAGGGCATAACCAACCTCAACCTCAGCGCCGTCGCCATCGCCGCCGTGACGCTGGCCGTTGCGGTGCTGTGGCCCGTGCGGTTCCGGCGCATCCTGCCGCCGACGCTGGTCGCGCTCGGGGTCGGCACAATGATGGGCGTACTCTGGCTGACGGAGGCGCCCGTCATCGGCAACGTGCCCACAGGCCTTCCCGTGCTGCAGTTGCCGGACCTCTCGGTGAACATCCTGCTCAGGGCCATACAGCCCGCCCTGACCATCGCGCTGTTGGGGTCCATTGACAGCCTGCTGACGTCGCTCATCGCCGACTCCATGACGCGGACCCAGCATGCCCCCAACCGGGAGTTGGTGGGGCAGGGCATCGGCAACATGGCGGCGGGCTTCCTGGGCGGAGTGCCCGGCGCCGGGGCAACCCTGGGCACCATCGTCAACATCCGCGCCGGCGGCAGGACGCGGGTCTCCAGCGTCATCCCCGCGTTCGTCCTGATTGGGCTGGTGATGGGGCTGGCCAAGTACGTGGAGGTCATTCCCTTCGCCTGCCTGGCAGGAATCCTCATGAAGGTGGGCTGGGACATCATTGACTGGCGGTTCCTCACCCGCATCCTGCGCGTGCAGCGGGAGCACCTGCTGGTGATGGGCATCACGCTGGCCCTGACGGTGTTTGTGGACCTGGTGACCGCCGTGGCCATCGGCCTGATCACGACGGGCATGGCAACCTCCCGGCAGTTTGAGCGGCTGCAGCTGGAAAGCGTGCTCTCCATCCCCATGCTGGACAAAGCCTTCCTCAGGGCCGCCGAACGGCCGGACGTCGACGAACACTCCGCCCATGTGGGCATCGTCGCCCTCCGGGGCGCCTTCACCGTAGCCTCCTCCCACAAGCTCATCAACGCCATCAGCAAGGACATCAGCGAGCACGACGTGGTCATCTTTGACTTCACCCCCACGGTATTCATGGACGACAGCGCCGCGCTGGTCATCGAGCAGCTCATCGACGACGCTCTGGCAGAAGACACCGATTGCATCGTCATGGGTCTGACCGGGCAACCGGCCAGGACGTTGAGGGCCCTCAACGCCCTGAGCCGCATTCCGCAGGACCGGATTGTCCCTGACAGGCAGTCCGCCCGAGAGGTTGCCCTGGCGCTGTTGGGGATGGAGGCCGCGGAGGAGCCGGACCTTCCGGAGGCGGCGGAGTCCACCGCGCCCGCAGAAGACTTCCGGCGCGGCATGCTGTCCGGCCTGGGCAGCGCGGCGTTGGTCGTCCTCGCGGGGGCTGCCCTGCTGCTATGGCGCAGGCCCTTCGCCCGCCCCCCGGCCGCCCACGATGCAGACCCCGCAATTTTCCAAAGGCCCGGCGGCGCGGCGCCGGCGGCATGGCACAACGCGCTGGCGTCCGAGAAGGCGCGGCTGGACGCACAATTTGCGGCGGGCGGCCTGGACCCGGAGACGTACTGGCGGCAGCTTGCCGACCTGGCCTCGCAGGCCGGGGGTCCGAAACAAGCCGGGGAGACCGACGACAGCAGCGCGCGACGACGGGCCGCCGAAACACCCTGCGCGCCATCGGGGTTGATACGGGCGCCGGCCCGTTCATCCCGAACAGGGACCAGGTCCGCGGCTTCATCTTGGACGCCGCCACCGGCCGCCTCACAGAGGCGGCCGCGGGGTAGAGCGGCCGCCGTTCCTCCAAGCTCGACGGCATTCCCGGCGAGGGCTCCATCTTCCAGCGCCGCTCGACGCCTGCTTCCCCCGGTTGGCGTCCGCCCAGCCTCAACCTGCCCATGCCCCCGCGCCGGACGGCCTGCCGTGCCCATCGCCGCCCGGGTGACCCCTGTGATGCGTCCCATGCTGACGGATATTGACGGGAGATATACACTAACGCCGCCCTGA
- a CDS encoding molybdopterin-dependent oxidoreductase, protein MALTRRQLLKYSGLGLLGAVVFAGCRIPDREFIAESPVMIPEDLVYGDDHYFATLARPNTGVESVLVRVMQGRAKKIEGNPDYPMSRGKHSAQAEAVLQELYHPDRIATPLRRVGDRGAGEFESISWDEALDELAARLNDHLVNPDTIALITGPLRGTLGTVVSQFADNYQLRRYAFEAVDQTAVRTVFNRMYGQDRLPTFDVQNAHYVLSFGADFLSHWHAPLHYNWHYGEFRGETGGRGKLVQIEPRFSLTAANADRWVYANPGTEGVLAMAMAKVILDSREGNPDGMAALRETIEFNALPMETVEEITGVKAGVIETLAHDFAANQPGVAIGGGLAAAQTNGLFNMTAVYMLNALVGSVGKKGGVIFNPPAPIPNVVSSAATNPLMDFQRLADDFRGNRINAVLVRGVDPAYGTPGSMQFGRAMRENVPFIASFSNFMDETTLLADLVLPDMATLEAWGDDVPEPGPGYEAGALQQPVVMPFVEGRAFGDVLLALVDDLGGRTTIKLPWANIQEAVRAEAQELWIKNRGSVQQFSNFEEFWVAILQRGGWWDTNATAPAPQAPDLSADPGKALPAFSGGASTYPFHLLPFPSHSMGDGSDAHLPWLQATPDPITTAVWSTWVEVNPRDADALDIREGDVVTVESAQGAIEAQVYVNPATAPGTVSVPMGQGHSSFGRYAEGVGSNVMEVLDAVSDETTGAFAWGATRVRIEKTGRRERVRKFEGMVVAQTLPHRTVYEISTGNGGGAH, encoded by the coding sequence ATGGCGCTGACGCGGCGGCAACTGCTGAAGTACTCCGGCCTGGGGCTCCTGGGCGCGGTGGTCTTTGCCGGTTGCCGCATCCCGGACCGGGAGTTCATCGCGGAGAGTCCCGTGATGATCCCCGAGGACCTGGTCTACGGCGACGACCACTACTTCGCGACCCTCGCCCGCCCCAACACGGGCGTCGAGAGCGTGCTGGTTCGCGTGATGCAGGGCCGCGCCAAGAAGATCGAGGGCAACCCCGACTACCCGATGAGCCGCGGCAAGCACTCGGCGCAGGCCGAGGCCGTGCTGCAAGAGCTCTACCACCCCGACCGCATCGCGACGCCGCTGCGGCGCGTCGGCGACCGCGGCGCCGGCGAGTTCGAGTCCATCTCGTGGGACGAGGCTCTGGACGAGTTGGCCGCGCGGCTCAACGACCACCTGGTCAACCCGGACACTATCGCCTTGATCACGGGGCCCCTGCGCGGGACGCTCGGCACGGTCGTCTCGCAGTTCGCCGACAACTACCAGCTACGCCGCTACGCCTTCGAGGCCGTCGACCAGACGGCGGTGCGCACGGTCTTCAACCGCATGTACGGCCAGGACCGGCTGCCCACCTTCGACGTCCAGAACGCCCACTACGTCCTCTCCTTTGGGGCGGACTTCCTGAGCCACTGGCACGCGCCGCTCCACTACAACTGGCACTACGGCGAGTTCCGCGGCGAGACCGGCGGGCGCGGGAAGCTGGTGCAGATAGAGCCCCGCTTCTCCCTGACCGCCGCCAACGCCGACCGGTGGGTCTACGCGAACCCCGGCACGGAGGGCGTGCTGGCCATGGCCATGGCCAAGGTCATCCTCGACAGCCGCGAGGGCAACCCGGACGGCATGGCCGCGCTGCGGGAGACTATCGAGTTCAACGCGCTGCCGATGGAGACCGTCGAGGAGATCACCGGCGTCAAGGCTGGCGTCATCGAGACGCTGGCCCACGACTTCGCGGCGAACCAGCCGGGCGTCGCCATCGGCGGCGGGCTGGCCGCGGCGCAGACCAACGGCCTCTTCAACATGACGGCCGTCTACATGCTCAACGCGCTGGTCGGCAGCGTCGGCAAGAAGGGCGGCGTCATCTTCAACCCGCCGGCTCCCATCCCCAACGTTGTCAGCAGCGCCGCAACCAACCCCCTCATGGACTTCCAGCGGCTGGCCGACGACTTCCGCGGCAACCGCATCAACGCGGTGCTCGTGCGCGGCGTCGACCCGGCCTACGGCACGCCCGGCTCCATGCAGTTCGGGCGGGCCATGCGCGAGAACGTGCCCTTCATCGCCAGCTTCTCCAACTTCATGGACGAGACGACGCTGCTGGCCGACCTGGTGCTGCCCGACATGGCAACGCTGGAGGCCTGGGGCGACGACGTCCCGGAGCCGGGCCCCGGCTACGAGGCCGGCGCGCTGCAGCAGCCCGTGGTCATGCCCTTCGTCGAGGGGCGGGCCTTCGGCGACGTGTTGCTGGCACTCGTCGACGACCTGGGCGGGCGCACGACGATCAAACTGCCGTGGGCCAACATTCAGGAAGCCGTCCGCGCGGAGGCGCAGGAGCTCTGGATCAAGAACCGCGGCTCCGTGCAGCAGTTCTCGAACTTCGAGGAGTTCTGGGTCGCCATCCTGCAGCGCGGCGGCTGGTGGGACACCAACGCCACGGCCCCGGCGCCGCAGGCCCCCGACCTCAGCGCGGATCCCGGGAAGGCCCTGCCGGCCTTCTCCGGCGGCGCGAGCACCTACCCGTTCCACCTGCTGCCCTTCCCGTCGCATTCGATGGGCGACGGCTCCGACGCGCACCTGCCGTGGCTCCAGGCCACGCCGGACCCCATCACCACCGCGGTGTGGAGCACCTGGGTGGAGGTCAACCCCCGCGACGCCGACGCTTTGGACATCCGCGAGGGCGACGTCGTCACCGTCGAGTCCGCGCAGGGGGCCATCGAGGCGCAGGTGTACGTGAACCCGGCGACCGCCCCCGGCACCGTCAGCGTGCCGATGGGGCAGGGGCACAGCAGCTTCGGCCGCTACGCCGAGGGCGTCGGCAGCAACGTGATGGAGGTCCTGGACGCCGTCTCCGACGAGACGACGGGGGCGTTCGCGTGGGGCGCGACGCGCGTCCGGATCGAGAAGACTGGCCGTCGCGAGCGCGTGCGCAAGTTCGAGGGCATGGTCGTGGCGCAGACGCTGCCGCACCGCACGGTCTACGAGATCTCGACGGGCAACGGCGGAGGCGCGCACTAG
- a CDS encoding cytochrome c3 family protein produces the protein MPRMLIPIAAVVVVAAFFLPLGYVFFVAGEAGTIVLGIGIIVAVLAIAGLRSLEGYLDRGGQILGGRMVLPQGVMPFWLPTLAVIVVAGTLLGLGGLFIVTGHNATIVLGLIAIIGVLVVGASIGRIGGGDMQSRMRAFMLVTTLSIVGGGFLLGGAIFSGKVLGHYFWPIDQVFVVTPEQPIAFPHPPHVERAGIDCVFCHRTVETAAAASIPPVQQCMFCHQVIATQSEEVVKLAAAWDTGEPIAWVRVHRLPDHVRFVHESHISFFSEKDNVPASAVCSVCHGDVGAMTTVSQVEQLQMGFCVDCHRQNNAPTDCTTCHY, from the coding sequence ATGCCACGGATGCTCATTCCCATCGCCGCGGTGGTGGTCGTCGCCGCCTTCTTCCTGCCTCTCGGCTACGTCTTCTTCGTCGCCGGCGAGGCGGGCACCATCGTGCTCGGCATCGGCATCATCGTCGCCGTCCTCGCCATCGCCGGGCTTCGCTCGCTGGAGGGCTACCTGGACCGGGGCGGGCAGATCCTGGGCGGGCGCATGGTCCTGCCGCAGGGCGTCATGCCCTTCTGGCTCCCGACGCTGGCCGTCATCGTCGTCGCGGGCACGCTGCTGGGACTGGGCGGCCTCTTCATCGTGACCGGCCACAACGCGACCATCGTCCTGGGTCTGATCGCCATCATCGGCGTGCTCGTCGTGGGCGCGTCCATCGGCCGCATCGGCGGCGGCGATATGCAGTCACGCATGCGCGCCTTCATGCTGGTGACCACGCTGTCAATCGTGGGCGGCGGCTTCCTGCTGGGCGGCGCCATCTTCAGCGGCAAGGTGCTGGGCCACTACTTCTGGCCCATCGACCAGGTCTTCGTCGTGACGCCCGAGCAGCCGATAGCCTTCCCGCACCCGCCGCACGTGGAGCGCGCGGGCATAGACTGCGTGTTCTGTCATCGGACGGTCGAGACGGCCGCGGCGGCCAGCATCCCGCCGGTCCAGCAGTGCATGTTCTGCCACCAGGTCATCGCGACGCAGAGCGAGGAGGTGGTGAAGCTGGCCGCGGCGTGGGACACGGGCGAGCCCATCGCATGGGTGCGCGTGCACCGGCTGCCGGACCACGTCCGTTTCGTGCATGAATCGCACATCAGCTTCTTCTCGGAGAAGGACAACGTCCCCGCCAGCGCCGTGTGCAGCGTGTGCCACGGCGACGTGGGGGCCATGACCACGGTTTCGCAGGTTGAGCAGCTCCAGATGGGGTTCTGCGTCGACTGCCACCGGCAGAACAACGCGCCCACGGACTGCACAACCTGTCACTATTAG
- a CDS encoding carbonic anhydrase, with protein sequence MSAIDDVLQGNAQYAAGFDKGGLPLPPARGLAVVACMDARLDVHGLLGISAGDAHVIRNAGGVVSDDAIRSLLISQRLLGTREVMLIHHTDCGMLTFRDDDVKDAIQADTGLRPSFSLEAFGDLEGDVRQSMARIQTNPFIPNKDQVRGFVYDCATGRLNEVSAA encoded by the coding sequence ATGTCAGCCATTGACGATGTTCTGCAGGGGAACGCCCAATACGCCGCCGGCTTTGACAAGGGCGGCCTGCCCCTGCCGCCGGCCCGCGGCCTGGCCGTGGTTGCCTGCATGGACGCGCGCCTCGACGTTCACGGCCTGCTCGGCATCAGCGCGGGCGACGCCCACGTCATCCGCAACGCCGGCGGCGTGGTGTCCGACGACGCCATCCGCTCCCTGCTAATCTCGCAGCGATTGCTGGGAACCCGCGAGGTCATGCTCATTCACCACACGGACTGCGGCATGCTCACCTTCCGCGACGACGACGTGAAAGACGCCATCCAGGCTGACACGGGCCTGCGCCCATCCTTCTCCCTGGAGGCTTTCGGCGACCTCGAAGGCGACGTGCGGCAGTCGATGGCGCGCATCCAGACCAACCCCTTCATCCCGAACAAGGACCAGGTCCGCGGCTTCGTCTACGACTGCGCAACCGGCCGCCTCAACGAGGTCTCCGCCGCGTAG